One part of the Vicia villosa cultivar HV-30 ecotype Madison, WI linkage group LG6, Vvil1.0, whole genome shotgun sequence genome encodes these proteins:
- the LOC131611067 gene encoding uncharacterized protein LOC131611067 yields MDPSEFPFDIEAYKRQSEIEERYIINRFKERQNQIDGGYIHRVKRKYLNRYHTAANQRLIDDYFADQPTYDDAMFRRRFRMRKHLFLRIVGDLSSSDNYFTQRVDATKKEGISPLAKCTTAMRMLAYGVAADAVDEYIKIGGTTTLECLHRFCKVIIQLYEPVYLRAPTQYDLQRILHVSEMRGLNDAGVE; encoded by the coding sequence atggatCCTTCAGAATTTCCTTTTGATATTGAAGCTTACAAAAGACAGTCTGAAATCGAAGAGAGGTATATCATCAACCGGTTTAAGGAGCGACAAAACCAAATAGATGGAGGATATATACATCGTGTCAAGAGAAAATATCTCAACAGATATCATACAGCGGCAAACCAAAGATTAATTGACGACTACTTTGCAGACCAACCTACATACGACGATGCAATGTTTCGTCGGCGATTTCGGATGCGAAAACATTTGTTCCTTCGGATCGTTGGGGACCTATCTAGCAGTGACAACTACTTCACCCAAAGAGTTGACGCAACTAAAAAAGAAGGTATATCTCCATTAGCAAAATGTACCACGGCCATGCGAATGTTAGCATATGGTGTGGCAGCTGATGCGGTCGATGAATACATCAAAATAGGAGGTACTACAACATTGGAGTGCTTGCATAGATTTTGTAAAGTAATCATACAATTGTATGAGCCAGTGTATCTTAGAGCCCCAACTCAATATGACTTGCAAAGAATACTGCATGTTAGTGAAATGCGGGGGTTGAATGATGCGGGGGTTGAATGA